One region of Triticum aestivum cultivar Chinese Spring chromosome 6B, IWGSC CS RefSeq v2.1, whole genome shotgun sequence genomic DNA includes:
- the LOC123139264 gene encoding protein FIZZY-RELATED 2: protein CAIYSDRFIPSRTGSNLALLDLAPAPSSSASGSATPPSPYCALLRAALFGPDTPDRLASSAGASSSSAASPVGSPAGGNIFRFKAEVPRNAKRALFAGGDDQDLLFPGIFTPKGSGPRKIPRSPYKVLDAPALQDDFYLNLVDWSSHNVLSVGLGNCVYLWNACSSKVTKLCDLGADDTVCSVSWAQRGTHLAVGTNQGTVQIWDATRCKRMRTMESHRMRVGALAWNSSLLSSGSRDKNILHHDLHGLLASGGGTADRCIRFWNTTTNTHLSSMDTGSQVCNLVWSKNVNELVSTHGYSQNQIIVWRYPTMSKLATLTGHTFRVLYLAISPDGQTIVTGAGDETLRFWNVFPSPKSQSSDSLSSIGATSFVRSYIR, encoded by the exons TGTGCCATCTACAGTGACCGCTTCATCCCCAGCCGCACTGGATCCAACCTCGCGCTCTTGGACCTCgccccggccccctcctcctccgcctccggatCTGCCACTCCCCCCTCACCCTACTGCGCGCTCCTCCGCGCGGCGCTCTTCGGGCCCGACACGCCCGACCGCCTCGCCTCCTCcgccggggcctcctcctcctctgcggccTCCCCCGTCGGCTCCCCCGCCGGCGGCAACATATTCCGCTTCAAGGCCGAGGTGCCGAGGAATGCCAAGCGGGCGCTCTTCGCCGGCGGGGACGACCAGGACCTGCTCTTCCCTGGCATCTTCACCCCCAAGGGCTCTGGCCCCAGGAAGATCCCCAGGTCGCCCTACAAG GTGCTGGATGCACCCGCATTGCAGGACGACTTCTACCTCAACCTCGTGGATTGGTCTTCGCACAATGTCCTCTCGGTCGGATTGGGGAATTGCGTCTACCTGTGGAATGCATGCAGCAGCAAG GTCACCAAGCTCTGCGATTTGGGGGCGGACGACACCGTTTGTTCCGTGAGTTGGGCGCAGCGTGGCACCCACCTGGCTGTAGGGACTAACCAAGGCACCGTCCAG atatGGGATGCAACACGCTGTAAAAGAATGAGAACCATGGAAAGCCATCGCATGCGAGTAGGTGCTCTTGCATGGAACTCTTCATTGCTTTCTTCTGGCAGTCGTGACAAGAACATCCTTCATCATGATCTACACGGCCTTCTTGCATCTGGTGGTGGAACTGCAGATAGGTGCATAAGATTTTGGAATACGACCACAAATACACACTTGAGTTCCATGGATACAGGGAGTCAG GTCTGTAATCTTGTGTGGTCAAAGAATGTGAATGAGCTTGTTAGCACACACGGATACTCCCAGAATCAGATAATAGtgtggcggtatccaacgatgtCAAAG CTTGCCACGTTGACAGGACATACATTCAGAGTATTATATTTAGCCATCTCCCCTGATGGACAG ACAATTGTTACTGGTGCTGGTGACGAGACGCTCCGGTTTTGGAACGTGTTTCCGTCTCCCAAGTCCCAG AGTTCTGACAGCTTAAGTAGCATTGGAGCGACATCATTTGTTAGGAGCTACATCCGGTGA